ctgagctacaaccccagcctggcttTATTATCTGGCTCATCAGGATGTTCCAGGCTTTTTTTGTACATTTCCTCTAGAATCAAATATTTCTCTAGTTCTATTTTGTGAGAAATGGCATCCAGAATCTTAAGCACTACGCTTTGCTACTGAATTAAACATTGCCATTATTTTTTATGATGTCTTGATTTGTTGCAAAAAGTAGTGCctgcctttcttcccctcccttttttggggggttgctTGAGATTCCTCTCACAGCTTACTCTTGTGGCTGAGTAAATTTGGTTGTTTGGATTGTTTTTTCTCCATGTATctcattttgaatgttttcaattGCTGTAGCTtttcactaattttatttttattcttatctgCCATTTATCCCATTcagtgtattttcatttcttacattGTACTTTAATGAGTTATAGTAATTTTGGATATGTTTTCCTGCATTTTTGCTGCAATTCTAGAATAATGATAATAAGATAATGTAAAACATGTTTAAAGATAATGCCAAACATGTTGTTGACTGCTGGAAAGCTTGCATTCCTATAAATCTTGACCTTCATTCTTGGGTGCACAGTGCTTGATTTAGAGCTAAACATTCCTCTTTACTGAGTCAGGACCTTCCTGAATACTCTACCCAATGCCCTGGgacagttctctctctctctctcttttttttttttttttcttttctaatattttttagttgtaggtggacacaaggcctttattcttttttatttttcctctctgcctctgttAGTTTCCTCACATACATGCACTTGTTAGTACTCTGCACAATACTTGAAGGGAACCCTCTGTAAATTCCCAagttctcggggctggggatgtggctcaagcggtagcgcgctcgcctggcatgcgtgcggcccaggttcaatccccagcaccacatacaaataaagatgatgtgtccgccaataactaaaaaataaatattaaaaaaaaaattcccaagttCTCTTCTATAGCTTTCTCCTCTTTGATGCCTTGTATAGCTTCCTTGTCTCCCCAGACTTTCAGCTCGATCTACTCAACTCATAGGGTGACTAGAAAGTGTCAAGGCAGTATAGTGGGGGCAATCTTAGAATTTAACtcatttgtttccttctttcagGGATTGTTGCTCTTGTTCCCCAGTGTCCACagagttttttttatattttgtctttttttttttttttggttcattacAGTAGCTTGAGATGTGATcctgttgttttgatttgtcATGTCCCATTAACCATCCTTTCGTgtcattaaccttttttttttcttatttggttaAGAATTTAGGCTAGTTATTAGTTTGTTTCTTAATTCAGATTTGTCTGATTATTAGTTCAGTTAATCAATTTTGTTAAGTATGATAGATAATGTCTTATTCTCAAGTGTATTGTATCAGAGGGCAAACAGTGCAAATTTGTGTTTATCATTGGTAGTGCTAAGTTTGATTATCTCTTTGAATTCactgttgtaaaaaaaaataccttgttCCTTTTATAATTAATCTGTGAAGTGGTATTTTGATACTGTGATAATCATTTTCCCAATAGTCTTTTACATgtagtttcattgatttttacctgaacctattattattatagtgattataaaaatgatgatttttctgtttccatcatattttgtatatttatcatTTGACTGTCTTTAAAGAAGACATTTCCTTTCTGCCCCTCTCACACTAAAATAACATTAGAGTATGTACTCTTTTGTGGGAGGGGCaggcagtcctggggattgaactaggtgctctaccactgaactctacatcctttttttgttgtttagttgtagatgtacacaatacctttattttacttatttacttttatgtggtgctaaggatcgagcccagtgccccacccgtggtaggcaagcactctaccacttagccacaactgCAGCTCACATCTTTTTATCTTAATTGTAAGTCAGATTCTCGcagagttgcccaggctggtcttaaatttgtgatcctcctgactcagcctcccagtttTTTGGGACTACTATAGGcttatgccactgcacctggctattttTAGCTAGTCTGTTACTCATAACTTTACTCTTTAAAATAGTCATCTCTTTGGCAACTGCATTCTCTtcaaaatatttcccttttttttttaattcccttgtTTGGCACAGCAAGGTGTCCTAAGCTTATCCTGTATTTTTCCTGTCCCGTAGCCTTGCATCTAGCCATTTTTCTAATCAGTCCAGGCTTTCTTTTAGtggcaaatattatttaaaacaaaaatctgggctggggttgtagcttagtggtgaagtGTTTGCCTTATACACatgagatgctgggttcaatcctcagcactatataaaaataaataaaataaaggtattttatccatctacagtttttaaaaaataaaggcattgtgtccttctacaactaaaaaaaaattttttttaatacctggaCAGTGGGTTATTACTATGTTGTGTTTATGTCTTGACTATTTAATGTATGTTGAAACTTATGAGGATAGAAGACATCAACATAAGccgagtgcagtggcacacacctgtaatcccagtggctcaggaggatcacaagtttgaagtcagcctgggcaacttagaaagaccctgtcctGAAATAAAacaggttggggttgtggctcagtggtttagtgcccctaggttcaacccctagtacccctcacccaccaaaaaaaaaaaaagatgacaactGAAACTGTCAAAATCTCTGTGATGCCATGCACACTCAAAAGAGTATTCCTGCTCTGTGGTGTGATAAGAATGTTTGAATATAAAGAGTACACATGGTGGCACTAGGATGAAGGTTAGTTTATAAACTTTAAAGCATAAATCAagtcagttttctatttttttaaaaaaatatcgaGGGCTAAAGATCTATAGCTCAATGGAAGTGCTTGcctgcactgggttcaatccccagcattgtaaaaaaagaaaaagaaaaaaaggttgactttttttttctagttttgataTCTTATAATGCCTTGGAATCattcaggttttgtttgttttactttgagactctGATAGTAGGAACTATTAACCCTCTATGTTAGGGAAAAAACTGCTTTGCCTAAATCTCCTCAATAGCTTTAGCTTAGTGCTTGCGCTATGTGTgtgggttttatttctttttaccactgagtttATTAATATGTATAGTTTTTATCAAGAAACTAGCTCTTTCtcttttcatggattttttttagcAGTAGACCTTGGAATTTCAGAATATTGACAATCAAGCTCTATAACTTTTTGtatcaaaagaaaacaatatgtaACATTTTCATTGTGGTGGAATCTACAtcttttgttttgctcttttcttttgtGCCTCCTTTTTATTCCTTAATGAACTCCTAGATATCTGCATGGTGTTTGAAGTTTTGGGACATCATCTGCTCAAGTGGATCATCAAGTCCAATTATCAGGGGCTTCCACTGCCTTGTGTCAAAAAAATCATTCAGCAAGtatgtctctttctctttgctatgtggtctattttaaaaatcagggttttttttttttttgttttgtttttttttgaagtttaaaaacaaaaagtttattttctacCTATTGGGTACATTGTACTACAATACACAGGTAACAATGTATCCTTCAGTTTGCCCTATAATTAGCCttgttaatgaaaaatattaagagCAAATGATATATAATACTGTTTCTAAaagttaaacttttttaaaacaagaggTTACATCATTAGGGAAAGTACGAGGACTCCTTTGTAATAATAATGATCTTCTAACTTATTGGCTACATAAAATTAGGTTTGAAATACCACATTTTGTTAAGACAACTCCATGTTTATACAGAAATTTAAACTATCAGTACCTTTGGTTGGatataaattgcaaatatttatatagaatattttatatgaagATGTTAACAAAAGATAGCTATTTCATTGATTACTTTTCTAGGACTGGGAATTGAGTAACTTTGGTTAAAATTTACCCCAATGTACATTATATAATGTCTTGTTAGTTGGTAAAGCCAATGttaaaaaatgagtattattatttgcacattttattctcttaaatatAACTTCTTACTACTCTGCTTTCCCACAATATTTGGGAAGATATGTGAAGAATAATCCATTTAGGTAAAAATAACTCCCCCAAAATAGTTATTGTCAAAATCAGGGTTTTTTAATTGCTaaaattaagttgtttttttttttccagcccgTGGGGTGTATTGTGTCTATCCTGTTTGTAATTATTGAAAATATCTAAATCTCCTTTACCTACATTTAAACAGTTAAAGGGTATGCTGAATATTTGTTgtcagtctttatttatttatttattttttttatcaagagaaaaatatatacaattgatTTATTCTGTAAGATAAAAATACATCATGCCATATACATGACAGGTGAGGCCCGCAGCACTGGCGCGCACAGCTCAGCCCATGCGACTGTGCACAGACGTCATCCTCCACGCTGTGAAGTGTCAGTACCAGAACCTGAGGTACACAGCAAGAAGCTACCTGGGTCAAAATGCTGATTAAGGTTCTACAAGCAAACACAAAACAGTGTgtgtttttattaaagaaatgtaaacagttcatacaaacacattttaaaattacatcttcGAAAAACCCTATTGCCGGAGTCCTGCAGATGCGAGCATgatcatctctctttttttttcctttttcaaatttttgtgttAAATAGAAAGCTAAAGTTAGGTTAAGTTCCTGCTACATGATTCTATTATGTGTACATGATTCTCTGTTGTTGTCAGTCTTTATAATGTACCTAATTAAAGATTATGTCCAAATAGAATTAGCTTTATAAAACTTGGAAGTCTAGACCAATCTTCTATATTGTGTTTACAAATTTGCTGTATTCTCATTCAGGTGTTACAGGGTCTGGATTATTTACATACAAAGTGCCGAATCATCCACACTGACATTAAACCGGAAAACATCTTGTTGTCAGTGAATGAGCAGTACATTCGGAGGCTGGCCGCAGAAGCAACGGAATGGCAGCGATCTGGAGCTCCTCCACCTTCAGGATCTGCAGGTATATTGGGCAAAGAGGGGCTTTGCTCTCATTGGAAGTTTAGATAAATTTCTACCATTGTTTATTGCCAAGGTGTTAATAAGACACTGTTTGATCATTtaactgtaaaatatttaagaaaatagatcAACCTTCAGGAGACTTTTTTCTCATTATTCCTCTGAGATTCTTACAGAcatgttatatattaaaatagcTAATTTGTATTGTTGTATAAAGGTGTTATTTCATGGCCATTTTTGCTGTGCTACTGCTTACCATGATCCTACATGATCACTTGTGGGTTAGTTATCTGCAGAGGAACAAGATAACATTAAGAACTTGGGCGGGGTGGTTTGGTAGAGGGGTGGTACCGGGAATTAaattcaggggtgcttgacctccgagccacatccccagccctattttgtattttatttagagacaaggtctcagttgcttagcacctcacctttgctgaactggctttgaatttgtaatcctcctgcctcagcctcccgggccactgggattacaggtgtgcaccattgcacccagctaagAGCTTGGGTTTACACACTAGGATGAGACTTTGATCTTAGCTTCACCATTGACTGGGAGGCTTTGGCTGGCTGACTTGATTTAAAGAGTTACCATGATTAAATTTCACATTGATACAGTTATGAGCATGCCACATAATAGTATATGTTGAATAAATTATGgttgtgaacatttttttccattttagtagCTCGGTCATATTTGAGGAACTTTCTTGATATGCAGGTTCAAACAACAGTTATCATAAAGTTTCTTTAAAGGAAGagcaaaaaagaaggaaacaagaaGTTGAAACAAGAGTTTAGTTTTACACAGTGAACAAGTTCTAGAGTTCTTTTGTACAACAATGTGGGTATAGTGAGCACTACtgaactgtatatttaaaaatgattgagGATACATTTTTCATTGTGTGTTTTTTACCgtgtttataaatgttttttaaaggaaagactAAATATCCTACCTAAATTAAActgttatttataatatattctatAGCAAATTACTATAGTTCTTGGTGTCACCTAGGCCCCCCTGCCCCACTCTTAAAATTGACAAGTTCCAAGGGGGAAGAATTTGGAGGTGGAAGTGCAGGTTGGGGATGAGGTGCTTGTTGCTTGttactttctattttaaatagtGTGTGGGAATGGGAAAATTGATTATTTTAGCAGCATTAATAGTGGAAACCAGAAATTAGGACTTGGCCCTTTGCGTGTATTAATGCTACCTGGGGAAGgattcattttaacttttttaaggTTTGGCAACTTTTGTatgcattatttgttttctttaaaaataatgataatgtgGTTTCTACTGAAGTCCTTAAAAACAATAGGCTGTTCaagaaaaacttttcattttggtTGGGTATCTTGCCTGCTAAATACTACTAGAAttcttatttggttttcttttcttttcagtcaGTACTGCTCCCCAACCTAAACCAGTAAGTATAAGGGGTTTCTATATTTAATTCTGATCAATGGGCTGTAGGCATGCATTCTTCTCTTATGGATAGTCTCTGTTTAAACAGAGTTTGGAAACCAAGGGAGAACATATTCCTGCGCTTCTGTAATTTTCTTCAGCAAATTCCCATGCATCTTCAGCAAATCTGTACTGGTGATGCTTCTGTAAATTTGAGTGTCCGAGAGTAAACTAGCCCCACAGACCACTCAAAAGACCAAGatttgttgttaattttattctcatttggtTTCGTAAGAATATCTGCtggtggttttcttttctttctttttttttttttttttttggtccaaggattgagctcaggggtgcttaaccactaaatgacatctgcagccctttttatattttatttagaaatagggtctcactaagttgctgaggctggctttgaattcgaaatcctcttgcctcagcctcccgagctgctgagattacagacttGCACCACCACTCCTAACTGCAGCTTTTAAGTTATTGGAAAATCTTAGggaaagaatgaaatataattagGAAGTATTTAAAGTTTCTCCAACTAGGGATAATGGATTAGCCACCTGAAGGCTTTATCTGTTTGTAATCTCCGCCCAGGCTGACAAAATGTCaaagaataagaagaagaaattgaagaagaagcAGAAGCGCCAGGCAGAATTACTAGAGAAGCGAATGCAGGAAATTGAGGAAATGGAGAAAGAGTCGGGCCCTGGGCAAAAAAGACCTAACaagcaagaagattcagagagtCCTGTTGAAAGACCCTTGAAAGAGAACCCATCTAATAAAATGACCCAAGAAAAACTTGGTATAAATAGAGCATCACAAAAATTACTTTATGGCACAATTTAACATTAATATATCATTGTTATATAATATAGTGGTTTCATATATAAGTACATCTCTGGGAGTATCCTTGTAAGGATTTAGATCTTTTCATAAACGTTAGGCAGGTGACATACAaatgtaatttctaatttttctcaggAATTAGAGCATAAACTTTGTTTAGTCATTGGGTAAGGATAAAAAGATCTTTGCTCTTCCATAAATAGGTTTTAGATATTTAATCATGTTTTTATGTCACTCAGTATAAGTTCTAGAAATGTTTAATCTTGTGAGAAATTGTTGTTTcactcacatacatacacatgcgtcctgttttgtttgtttgttccttaGAAGAGTCAAGTTCCATTGGCCAGGATCAGACACTTATGGAACCTGGTGTAGAGGGTGGTGCAGCAGAAATTAATTGCAATGGAATAATTGAAATCATAAATTATACTGAGAACAGTAATAAAGAAACATTGAGGCTTAAAGAGGATCTGCATAATGCTAATGACTGTGGTGTCCAAAATTTGAAGCAGGAACCTAGTCTCCTAAGCTCCCAAAATGGAGACAGCAgcacaaatgaagaaacagactCTTGTACACCTGTAACTTCTGAGGTGTCAGATACCATGGTGTGCCAGTCTTCCTCTAATGTAGACCAGTCATTTGGTGAACAGGACATCAGCCAACTTCAAGAAAGCATTCGGGCGGAGATACCTTGTGAAGATGAGCAAGAGCAGGAACATAATGGACCACTGGACAATAAAGGTATCCATGCAGATACACCAACACTTCTCCCCTGCGCAACACATTCATGATTTCTAGACTAAAAAGTACCATTGTTTTTGTAACTACAGTTTTACAGCAGGTGTCCAAGTTCCTTTTAGTATGTAAAGCAATAGCtaactttgaattttattgattGTGTATGGGCTTCAGAATATTTCACTTGGTGCTCTGATCACAGAGGTTTTAATTCTAGAAATAGAAGTTATTGCTGTGTTCTTTTTGTCTTAGAAAACTTATTATAGGTTGCCAGTTGAGGGCCTGTTTAACTCTTACCTTGGAGAGAATTATTAGAgccctttggggttttttttgttcattaaatAGTTTTATTGACAGTGCCTGTTGTCTGTAGGAAAATCCACTGCTGGAAATTTCCTCGTTAATCCCCTTGAGccaaaaaatgcagaaaaactcAAAGTGAAGATTGCTGATCTTGGAAACGCCTGTTGGGTGGTAAGTTAAACTTGTCTTTGTGCTATGTTTTGAAGTGACAAATgtagtttcacttttttttaaaaccttttttttggAAAGTTCAGATATATctatgaaaataggaaaaatgataaaataatgaaCAATCCACCCCCAACCTCCACCTGTTCACCCATCACCCAGATTCAGTAAGATGAACTCCTGGGCAATCTTGTATTATCACTATTATTCTCTTTTCATACTTTTAATGGCTGTGTTCATAACCTCCCTCCACCCAACTTCTTTTTTCAAAACTGCAATCTAACTTAAAAATTGTGATCTTTTAATTCACtcaatatactttttatattaaatCAGATGGTTACATAGTATTCCCTATGTCTTTAAGCATTTTTGACAGCTCTTTGTGATTGATACTCTTTTTGCATGAATCTGTTTATAGTTATCTTTAGGACATGTCCTAAAGGTAGAATTGCTAAGTCAAAagttaggtgatttttttttttttttttttttttaaggcttttaGATATATAGTGCCATATTACTTACAGAATGGTTTGCATGTAAATGAAGactactcaaaagaaaaaagaggaaatgatcCAGAATCCAAGAGGATCCCATTTCCAGTCTTTATTCTAGAATATTGTTAAAACATTTTAGAGTTATTTGGTTCTCTTGTTTCATTTGTTCTGTGTAGGGTGCTTACTGGGacacgttctaccactgagttatatccctagccattttttatttggggacaggttcttgctaagttgcccaaactggcttagaacttgcaatcctcctgccttagcctccccagtcaataggattgctggaattataggtgtgcaccagcttaattttctcatttttaaaaataacatcctgttcttattttaatattatttgaatttttttcctttatataggTGAAACTAAGCTTCTGTTTTCttgttattcatttaatttttaattatgaaaattttcaaacatagacagaaataaaatagaataatgaacACTCAGGccaatcatttttcttctgtatctcAACCTTGACCAGATTATTTTGAAGTATAgtcctatatatatattttcattcatacATGACTTATTGAAAGGTGGGGTTttttaatatctcaaataatGTATCAAACCCCGGGCCTTATGCACATGAAGGGATCACTCTACTCTGTACCTGacccacatttccagccctttttggtttttgagacagggtcttaataagttgctcCGCCTAGCCCTGAACTTGTCTCCTCCTGCCCCAAACTTCCGAGTAGCTAgcattacagacatgtgccattgtgcccagccatATTTGATGTTATTTTGAGGGATTAAAGGTGTACAGGGGAAGGAAGAATTCTTTATAGGTGGTATAAGTGGTTATAAATGTCTTAAA
This portion of the Marmota flaviventris isolate mMarFla1 chromosome 6, mMarFla1.hap1, whole genome shotgun sequence genome encodes:
- the Srpk1 gene encoding SRSF protein kinase 1 isoform X3, producing MKVVKSAEHYTETALDEIRLLKSVRNSDPNDPNREMVVQLLDDFKISGVNGTHICMVFEVLGHHLLKWIIKSNYQGLPLPCVKKIIQQVLQGLDYLHTKCRIIHTDIKPENILLSVNEQYIRRLAAEATEWQRSGAPPPSGSAVSTAPQPKPADKMSKNKKKKLKKKQKRQAELLEKRMQEIEEMEKESGPGQKRPNKQEDSESPVERPLKENPSNKMTQEKLEESSSIGQDQTLMEPGVEGGAAEINCNGIIEIINYTENSNKETLRLKEDLHNANDCGVQNLKQEPSLLSSQNGDSSTNEETDSCTPVTSEVSDTMVCQSSSNVDQSFGEQDISQLQESIRAEIPCEDEQEQEHNGPLDNKGKSTAGNFLVNPLEPKNAEKLKVKIADLGNACWVHKHFTEDIQTRQYRSLEVLIGSGYNTPADIWSTACMAFELATGDYLFEPHSGEEYTRDEDHIAHIIELIGRIPRRFALSGKYSQDFFNRRDHIALIIELLGKVPRKLIVAGKYSKEFFTKKGDLKHITKLKPWGLFEVLVEKYEWSQEEAAGFTDFLLPMLELIPEKRATAAECLRHPWLNS
- the Srpk1 gene encoding SRSF protein kinase 1 isoform X2; translation: MERKVLALQARKKRTKAKKDKAQRKSETQHRGSAPHSESDIPEQEEEILGSDDDEQEDPNDYCKGGYHLVKIGDLFNGRYHVIRKLGWGHFSTVWLSWDIQGKKFVAMKVVKSAEHYTETALDEIRLLKSVRNSDPNDPNREMVVQLLDDFKISGVNGTHICMVFEVLGHHLLKWIIKSNYQGLPLPCVKKIIQQVLQGLDYLHTKCRIIHTDIKPENILLSVNEQYIRRLAAEATEWQRSGAPPPSGSAVSTAPQPKPADKMSKNKKKKLKKKQKRQAELLEKRMQEIEEMEKESGPGQKRPNKQEDSESPVERPLKENPSNKMTQEKLEESSSIGQDQTLMEPGVEGGAAEINCNGIIEIINYTENSNKETLRLKEDLHNANDCGVQNLKQEPSLLSSQNGDSSTNEETDSCTPVTSEVSDTMVCQSSSNVDQSFGEQDISQLQESIRAEIPCEDEQEQEHNGPLDNKGKSTAGNFLVNPLEPKNAEKLKVKIADLGNACWVHKHFTEDIQTRQYRSLEVLIGSGYNTPADIWSTACMAFELATGDYLFEPHSGEEYTRDEDHIAHIIELIGRIPRRFALSGKYSQDFFNRRDHIALIIELLGKVPRKLIVAGKYSKEFFTKKGDLKHITKLKPWGLFEVLVEKYEWSQEEAAGFTDFLLPMLELIPEKRATAAECLRHPWLNS